The following is a genomic window from Paenibacillus sp. FSL R5-0766.
GCATCGGTCTCAAGACGGCGCTGGGTCGGCATATCGTGTACTCCTTTGATGTTCAACTTTATATTCATCATAATACGGTTTTCTGTGGATGGGCAAGTCAGTCAGGCATCCGGGCTAATTTTGGAAAGCAAAAAGCCCTGCTCTCCAGGGGGATTGGGAGCAGGGTCGAGAATGCTATGAATGATTGCTTAAGCTGTTTTTTGAGTAGGGCTAATCGTTGGTGTGTCTTTAGGAAGATTTCCTTTGTTGTTACGAGTGAACAATCCGCGAAGGTAAGGCAGTACCCAGTGATCCAGACCGATTTTACCTGCATTTGCACCAGCAACGACAAGGAAGATTTCCATTACAACCAGTTGAGCATTCGTGCTTACTGTTCCCGAGAAGAGGAATGCGAAGTTCATGACCATAGCCATCAGTGCTGCTAGTGTAGTGAAGCAACCGAGGATGAGACCCAAACCTACAAGGAATTCACCCAATGGGATAACGAAGTCGAACAGTCCTGCGTTTGGTACTGCGAATTTCTCAAGGAACGTTCCCCACCATGCTTGAACTGCTGGATGATCACCCGTTGTTTTTTCCAATGCCCCTGCAAGGAACCCGCCAGCTTCGAATCCGCCAGTCAATTTGCTCCATCCGTGAGTCATCCAATCATAACCGATATACACCCGAAGTACTGTCAAAATCCACATTGCTACTTTGTTTTCTCTAAGCCATTGGTTTGTGCTGAACATATGAACCACTCCTTCATGGAATTTAGTGTGTGTTGTTTTTTCTTTTTCTAAGTGATCACCTTTGATGTCTTTATTGTATAGTTCAAAAGTCGTTTTGTTTGTGATTAAAATCACAATCTAGTTAAAATTTTAAGTAAGGTTTGAGAAGTTCACATTTAGGACATATTTTTCTGGCTATATGCTGTTTCAAATGTGAATTTCAAGCTGTATCAAGGCCTTCTGGGCGCAGACAAATCGGATGGGGTGTGATTAAATGGAAAGAAATACGTGAAATGGTTGCCCACATGAGACATATCTCACAACTTAGAACCAGGCCATATCGTTCAGGAGGTCCTATATTGAAGCTTTTTAAATGGAACAAAGCAGCATCGGCCGCATCTCTCTTTATTCTCTCATTGAGTCTTGTTGCCTGCCAAAACCAGGAGGCGACCCAGATGCCACTTCATCCAGAACCGACACCTGCACCTGTACAAGAAGAACAGAACGTGGAGGAATCCAACACGTCTCTTTATACAGCACCTCTGACGGGTCTGCCTGTAGATGAAGCGATTACGCGTCGACCACTCGCCGTAATGATTAATAATGCACCCGCAGCTCGGCCCCAATCGGGTCTTAGTTCAGCCGATATCATTCTCGAAGTCCTCGCTGAGGGAGGCATTACCCGTTTCATAGCCATCTTCCAGAGTGAAGGCGGTGCGGAGACGGTTGGACCTGTCCGCAGTATACGTCCATATCTGATTGAGCTGGGCGAGAGTTATGATGGGGTACTTGTTCACGCCGGAGGCAGTCCGGAGGCGTATTCCATTTTGCAAAGGCAGCAGAAACAGCATATGGATGAAATCTCGAATGGTGGACCTTACTTCTGGCGTTCCTCGGATCGTAAAGCCCCACATAATCTGTATACTTCAGCGGACAAGCTGAGGGAAGGGGCAGATATCAAGGGTTATAGCCATGACTTCAAGTCTCCCCTATACATCTATAACGAAGAAGGCGCGACATCTGCAGGAGAGGCAGTGAAGCAATTCGATATCCATTATTTATTGGATAGTTACCGGGTGACGTATGATTATGATGAAGTTAGCGGACGATATATGAGAATGGTGAATGGCAAGTCAGATCAGGATCTGGATAATGGTACTCAACTTGGCGCAGCCAACATCATTGTGGCAGGTGCAGATCACAAGGTGCTCGATAGTGTAGGTCGGTTGTCCGTTAATTTGGAACAGGGCGGGGAAGCCATGTTGTTTCAGAAGGGCAAGATGATTCGTGGGCAGTGGGTGAAGAAGCAGGGGGATATTATACGATTTGTTCAGGGTGGTAATGAAGTTGCTCTTGTGCCGGGTAAAACCTTTATCAGCATTGTTCCCAATCAACCGGAATTTTCCAGTCACGTGAAGCTGGCTGTGCAGCAATAAAGGATGTAATGAAAGAAAACAATGAAACATGTATCCATTTTGTCGTCGAAAAGGCATTATATTTGTCCTTAGCGTGAAAAGTAGAATCGTGTCGATTCTTAATTTTGATGTCGAATTGTAAACTCTGTGTAAAATCTTGACTTGAATTTACCATTATTCCAAATAATTAAGATTCATTTCAGATTAATGTGATAAGAATATAAAAAAGGATCACACCTTTTGTACAAACCATGAAACAAATATGATAAGATATCAAAGGTTGTCATTTCATGTTTCATCGGTTATCAGCAATTTTTCTCGTAAAGGGGATAGAGCTATGAAGCTTAAGAAGAAGAAGGATATATTTTTTGAGACACTGGAGAACATGGCAGATACGGTTGTTCAAGCGGCAGATTATTTCTCCCAGCATGTTTCCAACCTTCAGGATGTGACTCTTTTCGCTAATGAAATGAAGAAGTACGAGTCGAAATGTGATGATTACGTGCATACGATCATTACAGAACTCAACAAAACATTTATCACGCCGATCGAACGCGATGATATCATGGAGCTGACAACAACACTTGATGACGTATTGGACGGACTCGAAGCAACGGCTTCCCGTTTCTATATGTACCAACTGACGGATCCGGACGAATTTATCGTTCAGTTCTCTGAAATTTTGCGCCAATCGGCTTACGAAATTCAGAAGGCAATCCATCTGCTGTCGCAGAAAAAATTGCTGGCCATCCGTGAATACACCATTCGTTTGAATGATCTGGAAAACCAGGGCGACGAAGTGCTGCGCATGTGTATCAAACATCTCTTCGCTACCGTGTCTGATCCGATTGAACTGATCAAACGTAAGGAAATTTACGAGCGTCTTGAGACAACAACGGATGCTTGTGAAGACGTGGCGAATGTGCTCGAATCCATCATTATGCGTAATTCTTAAGGAGCCAGAGAATAATGGAAACAACGATTTGGGTATTAGGTATAGTCGTCTTCCTTGCACTGGCGTTTGACTTCATCAACGGTTTTCACGACACGGCGAATGCCATTGCCACTTCGGTATCAACACGGGCACTAACGCCACGTCGCGCGATCCTTTTGGCAGCGGTGATGAACTTTGTCGGTGCGATGATGTTTACAGGCGTTGCGAAGACGATTGGGGGGAGTGTGACCGACCCCACCACGCTGGATAACGGGATAGAGGTCGTCATAGTCACCTTGATATCAGCGATTATCTGGAACCTGGTTACATGGTGGTTCGGTATTCCGTCCTCATCCTCACATGCACTTATTGGAGCCCTTGCAGGTGCCGTACTCGTTGGCGCAGGATCTGATAAAGTGAAATGGAGCGGATTCATTGATATCGTCGGAGGTTTGTTATTATCACCTCTGATCGCATTTGCCATCGGTTATGTGGTCATGACGATTCTCAAATATATTTTCGCCAAACGCAGTCCGCATAACGTGAACAAAGGTTTCCGTACGGTACAGATTTTCACGGCAGCACTGCAAGCATTCACGCATGGTACGAATGATGCACAGAAAGCGATGGGGATTATTACGTTTGCTTTGGTTGCAGCAGGTGTGCAGGATAATCTGGATGTTCCGCTGTGGGTTAAAATCTCAGCAGCAACTGCGATGGCTCTGGGTACATCCATTGGTGGTTGGAAAATCATCAAAACGATGGGTACCAAAATCTTTAAAATTGAACCGATCAACGGATTTGCCGCCGATCTGTCAGCTGCATCCGTTATTTTCACAGCAACGTTGCTTCACCTTCCAGTTAGTACAACGCACGCGATCACATCAGCTATTCTGGGTGTGGGCTCCGCGAAACGTTTCTCTGCGGTGAAATGGGGACTTGCTGGACGTATTATTATTACGTGGTTCATTACGATTCCGATTACTGCTGCACTGGCAGGATTGTTGTACTGGATTATTTTCTAAAAAGAGAAGTTATCCCGAACAAATTCGGGGTTACCGGACAATCTGTTCATAACTGTGTGAATATCGGGATATGTGGACAATTATACAACCAAAATCAAGAGACGCCTGTGCATGAACGTGTGGACAGGCTGGATATGTGGATAGCCATCCGTGGAATGATAAACCAAAAGAAGATATTCCTGTGGATACAGGGAACTGTGGATAGGGAAATGAGAGAAGCCAACAGGGTTGGCTTTTTTTGTTGTCGAGTTTGAAGGTACCTGTGTACAATAACGTAAAGATACAGGACAAGGATGTGATCTGATTTATGATTCGTACACTCGCCATTACACGAGAACATCAAGTCTCCGTTAACGTACCACTTACACAGCTAAATCTGAACGATTACGCCTGGGTATGGGCGGACTTTAACCAGCCAACGGAAGAGGAAAGCCGTTTGCTGGATACATATTTTCATTTTCATCCATTAGCCATAGAGGACTGTCTGCATGTATTGCAACGGCCCAAGCTCGATTATTATGATAATCTGCAGTTTCTTGTACTGCATGCACTGAACCCGTCCACACTGGAAGCCGAGGAGGTTGACTTGTTTCTCGGATCAAACTTCCTAGTGTCTTTTCATCATGGCGTATTGGAGGAAGTGGATGAAGCGTGGGAACGCTTGTTGCACCATGCACATGAACGAACCATCTGGGCGCGAGGTCCGGTGGCAGCAGCCTATACCGTGATGGACAAGCTGGTCGATCATTATTTTCCGTCTCTATTTGCGATTGAGGATGAACTGGCTGAACTGGAGAACCGGGGTGGACAAGAATCGGTTGAAGACTTGATGAACCAGGTGTTTGATCTGCGGACTCGATTGCTAAAGCTTAGAAGAACCGTAGTACCGATGCGAGATCTGCTCTATCGGGTAGTGAACTCCCAGCATGTGCAGCGAACAGGTGAACATACGGCTTATTTTACCGATATCTATGACCATTTATTGAAGCTGACGGACATGATTGAAGCCGATCGGGAGATGACTGCTGACCTGCGCGACAGTTATATTTCCCTGAACTCCAACCGGATGAATCAGATCATGAAGACACTCACGGTGATTACGACTGTATTTATGCCGCTCACACTGATCGCGGGTATTTATGGCATGAACTTTGCCTATATGCCTGAGCTTCAATGGAAGTTTGGTTATGGTGCGGTGCTGCTGTTAATGTTTGTGCTTGGCGGGAGCATGGTGGCCTGGTTTGTAAAACGGGGCTGGTTTAAGTGAGAATCGTACGCCTTACTGCTCCGTATGCAGTTCCATCTTTCGGTGATAAGCGCACGGTATTGCGAGCAGATCATCAGAAGAAGATCGCATAGCTGAAGCAACGTTGTTTACATATAAAATGGGCCACTGGACAAGGATCTCAGGCAGGAATGGAATAACCTGTCGGAAGATGATTGCCAGGTGGCCTTTCTGATTCTTCTATTAGAAGTTTTGAAAAAATGTATCCACATGTGAATAACTATTTCGCTTCAACAAGCTGTGTATAACTTATGATGACTTCCTTTTACTCCATTTCAAGAACAAAAGAAGTTGTAGCTGCTTCTTTGCCATTCACAACAA
Proteins encoded in this region:
- a CDS encoding DUF3048 domain-containing protein, coding for MKLFKWNKAASAASLFILSLSLVACQNQEATQMPLHPEPTPAPVQEEQNVEESNTSLYTAPLTGLPVDEAITRRPLAVMINNAPAARPQSGLSSADIILEVLAEGGITRFIAIFQSEGGAETVGPVRSIRPYLIELGESYDGVLVHAGGSPEAYSILQRQQKQHMDEISNGGPYFWRSSDRKAPHNLYTSADKLREGADIKGYSHDFKSPLYIYNEEGATSAGEAVKQFDIHYLLDSYRVTYDYDEVSGRYMRMVNGKSDQDLDNGTQLGAANIIVAGADHKVLDSVGRLSVNLEQGGEAMLFQKGKMIRGQWVKKQGDIIRFVQGGNEVALVPGKTFISIVPNQPEFSSHVKLAVQQ
- the corA gene encoding magnesium/cobalt transporter CorA, producing MIRTLAITREHQVSVNVPLTQLNLNDYAWVWADFNQPTEEESRLLDTYFHFHPLAIEDCLHVLQRPKLDYYDNLQFLVLHALNPSTLEAEEVDLFLGSNFLVSFHHGVLEEVDEAWERLLHHAHERTIWARGPVAAAYTVMDKLVDHYFPSLFAIEDELAELENRGGQESVEDLMNQVFDLRTRLLKLRRTVVPMRDLLYRVVNSQHVQRTGEHTAYFTDIYDHLLKLTDMIEADREMTADLRDSYISLNSNRMNQIMKTLTVITTVFMPLTLIAGIYGMNFAYMPELQWKFGYGAVLLLMFVLGGSMVAWFVKRGWFK
- a CDS encoding DoxX family protein, giving the protein MFSTNQWLRENKVAMWILTVLRVYIGYDWMTHGWSKLTGGFEAGGFLAGALEKTTGDHPAVQAWWGTFLEKFAVPNAGLFDFVIPLGEFLVGLGLILGCFTTLAALMAMVMNFAFLFSGTVSTNAQLVVMEIFLVVAGANAGKIGLDHWVLPYLRGLFTRNNKGNLPKDTPTISPTQKTA
- a CDS encoding inorganic phosphate transporter; the encoded protein is METTIWVLGIVVFLALAFDFINGFHDTANAIATSVSTRALTPRRAILLAAVMNFVGAMMFTGVAKTIGGSVTDPTTLDNGIEVVIVTLISAIIWNLVTWWFGIPSSSSHALIGALAGAVLVGAGSDKVKWSGFIDIVGGLLLSPLIAFAIGYVVMTILKYIFAKRSPHNVNKGFRTVQIFTAALQAFTHGTNDAQKAMGIITFALVAAGVQDNLDVPLWVKISAATAMALGTSIGGWKIIKTMGTKIFKIEPINGFAADLSAASVIFTATLLHLPVSTTHAITSAILGVGSAKRFSAVKWGLAGRIIITWFITIPITAALAGLLYWIIF
- a CDS encoding DUF47 family protein, whose translation is MKLKKKKDIFFETLENMADTVVQAADYFSQHVSNLQDVTLFANEMKKYESKCDDYVHTIITELNKTFITPIERDDIMELTTTLDDVLDGLEATASRFYMYQLTDPDEFIVQFSEILRQSAYEIQKAIHLLSQKKLLAIREYTIRLNDLENQGDEVLRMCIKHLFATVSDPIELIKRKEIYERLETTTDACEDVANVLESIIMRNS